In Thermodesulfobacteriota bacterium, one genomic interval encodes:
- a CDS encoding acyl-CoA dehydrogenase family protein, which yields MISRSEIKRYTEREPVFDDIMCGLNATGKQPRGIIKETRELVALARKFNQEVTIPGALELDRTMHADPDHLAWEYVKKANEWGFYSLFLPKLFGGKGYTMSAIGYFLEEIASRCLAIANIIGVHYLGITKVSASWNIKIADRILREVVAGEKTGQPCLVSLAMTEPDAGTDSQNVEFMNTGNLRCHAEKVAGGYKLNGTKIFISMGHMSTWHLVHAYTDLNRAAENTVMLAVKTGDQGFSFGKKEKKMGQKASVASELIFNDCFVPDENVCIDNAQIAKLNRCCRDTNAQIFAYIWGASRMGVGAFGTGAARGAFETALRFACENELAGRKMVDYEWCQSMLAEMYKNVALARAAYSEANYANGLHGLMKILNHKPVYYMMKFLPTGLVNGINRWANAKPLNTWLMRKINFDFQTDAEIDRVDGWGSLAKVAGTDAGIVNCRMALELMGQAGVRQDHWAEKMLRDAKLLQIYEGTNQVNRINLFKRLIARNCPGAPVFSDNSI from the coding sequence ATGATTTCCCGGTCAGAAATAAAAAGGTACACAGAAAGAGAGCCCGTCTTTGACGATATCATGTGCGGACTCAATGCCACCGGCAAACAGCCCAGGGGCATCATCAAGGAAACCCGCGAACTGGTCGCCCTGGCCAGAAAATTCAACCAGGAGGTCACCATTCCGGGAGCGCTTGAACTGGACCGGACCATGCATGCCGACCCCGATCACCTGGCCTGGGAGTATGTCAAGAAAGCCAACGAATGGGGTTTTTACTCCCTGTTTCTGCCCAAGCTGTTCGGCGGCAAAGGGTACACCATGTCCGCCATCGGCTATTTTCTGGAAGAGATCGCCTCCCGCTGCCTGGCCATCGCCAACATCATCGGCGTCCATTACCTGGGCATAACCAAGGTATCGGCCTCCTGGAACATCAAAATCGCCGACCGGATTCTCCGGGAGGTGGTAGCGGGAGAAAAAACCGGCCAGCCCTGTTTGGTGTCCCTGGCCATGACCGAGCCCGACGCCGGCACCGATTCCCAGAACGTGGAATTCATGAACACCGGCAACCTGCGCTGCCATGCCGAAAAGGTCGCGGGCGGATACAAACTGAACGGCACCAAAATCTTCATTTCCATGGGCCACATGTCCACCTGGCACCTGGTTCATGCCTACACCGATCTGAACCGGGCAGCTGAAAACACGGTCATGCTGGCGGTCAAAACCGGCGACCAGGGATTCTCCTTCGGCAAGAAGGAAAAAAAGATGGGCCAGAAGGCCAGTGTCGCCAGCGAACTGATCTTTAACGATTGCTTCGTGCCGGATGAAAACGTCTGTATCGACAATGCCCAGATCGCCAAACTCAACCGCTGCTGCCGGGACACCAATGCCCAGATCTTCGCTTATATCTGGGGCGCCTCCCGCATGGGCGTGGGTGCGTTCGGCACCGGCGCCGCCAGGGGCGCCTTTGAAACGGCCCTGCGCTTTGCCTGCGAAAACGAGTTGGCCGGCCGGAAGATGGTCGATTACGAGTGGTGCCAGAGCATGCTGGCGGAAATGTACAAAAACGTGGCCCTGGCCCGGGCCGCCTATTCCGAGGCCAACTACGCCAACGGCCTGCACGGCCTGATGAAGATCCTCAACCACAAGCCGGTTTATTACATGATGAAGTTCCTTCCCACCGGATTGGTCAACGGGATCAACCGATGGGCCAATGCCAAGCCCCTGAACACCTGGCTGATGCGGAAGATCAATTTCGACTTCCAGACCGACGCCGAAATCGACCGGGTCGACGGCTGGGGCTCCCTGGCCAAGGTGGCCGGGACCGACGCCGGCATCGTCAACTGCCGGATGGCCCTGGAACTCATGGGCCAGGCCGGCGTGCGCCAGGACCACTGGGCCGAAAAAATGCTCCGGGACGCCAAGCTGCTTCAGATCTATGAGGGCACCAACCAGGTCAATCGCATCAACCTGTTCAAGCGGCTGATCGCCCGGAACTGTCCGGGCGCTCCGGTTTTCTCGGACAACAGCATATAA
- a CDS encoding acyl-CoA dehydrogenase family protein: MSAADNNELKLLDNASREFARKVLAPEREETDKFPFGPFFSHILEKAFGLDFFHITLPEDLGGVGHGLEALCVVLDNICQEDSSLGGIIFTNAFAQQIILAAGAGDMLKGLPADPKKPTASLIACPVLCNPSETPVRVTAVKEGNSYHLSGTVNYVVMGGLAGQALIPATVQGGTGYTWFLINPADSSVAKSDPVMSHGLHACPAVDMTLNKTVGRAVGDLNQGAACFDKVFPAMQLVAAAMSCGIMKGSFNEAMGYCRQRSQGGRKIKDWSEMQMLLSNMAIQMQVADLLVSRAGRAMTDQEKNWQTKAQAAALHVISTAAVLATDGIQAMGGVGYMKDFGQEKRFRDAGQVQAFLGNFPMKKISFIKQIL, from the coding sequence ATGAGCGCAGCCGATAACAATGAATTAAAACTTCTGGACAATGCCTCCCGGGAATTTGCCAGAAAAGTCCTGGCCCCGGAACGGGAAGAAACCGATAAATTCCCCTTTGGGCCTTTTTTCAGCCATATTCTGGAGAAAGCCTTCGGTCTTGATTTCTTCCATATCACCCTGCCCGAGGACCTGGGCGGCGTCGGCCACGGACTGGAAGCGCTGTGCGTGGTGCTGGACAACATCTGCCAGGAGGACAGCAGCCTGGGGGGCATCATTTTCACCAACGCCTTTGCCCAGCAGATCATCCTGGCGGCCGGGGCCGGGGACATGCTCAAAGGCTTACCCGCCGACCCGAAGAAACCGACCGCTTCCCTGATCGCCTGTCCGGTCCTGTGCAACCCTTCGGAAACCCCTGTCCGGGTGACCGCCGTCAAGGAAGGAAACAGCTACCACCTCTCCGGAACCGTGAACTATGTGGTCATGGGCGGCCTGGCCGGCCAGGCCCTGATCCCGGCCACGGTCCAGGGCGGCACGGGCTATACCTGGTTTCTGATCAACCCGGCCGATTCATCCGTCGCGAAAAGCGACCCGGTCATGAGCCACGGGCTGCACGCCTGCCCGGCCGTGGACATGACCCTGAATAAGACCGTCGGACGGGCGGTCGGCGATCTGAACCAGGGGGCCGCCTGCTTTGACAAGGTTTTCCCGGCCATGCAGCTGGTGGCCGCGGCCATGTCCTGCGGCATCATGAAGGGCTCTTTTAATGAAGCGATGGGATACTGCCGGCAGCGGAGCCAGGGCGGCCGGAAGATCAAGGACTGGTCGGAGATGCAGATGCTGCTTTCCAACATGGCCATCCAGATGCAGGTGGCCGACCTGCTGGTTTCCCGGGCCGGCCGGGCCATGACCGACCAGGAGAAAAACTGGCAGACCAAAGCCCAGGCAGCCGCGCTGCATGTGATTTCCACCGCCGCCGTCCTGGCCACGGACGGCATCCAGGCCATGGGCGGGGTGGGCTACATGAAGGA